A region from the Corylus avellana chromosome ca7, CavTom2PMs-1.0 genome encodes:
- the LOC132187927 gene encoding uncharacterized protein LOC132187927 — translation MEEFRSILEECHLSDMGCIGSKYTWTNGRSDGTFTKERLDRAVANKEWRSMFKEVVVHVLAGCTSDHKPLLIDCTEFGEEKVRSKQGFKFEAKWMLDEECSTIIHDAWEGIGLVENPVINVYSKLGRCQGDLSRWSRCKFGNTDEELKKKTKRLEELQRDEVLADREEITRLKEEIDYIMEQEDHKWKQRAKQHWFKEGDRHTSFFHAWASHRRKINQIQKIQDEEGREWKKPEEIAKAFVNFYEGLFTSGGTNGVAEVLESMEPK, via the coding sequence ATGGAGGAGTTTCGATCAATTTTAGAAGAATGCCATTTGAGTGATATGGGTTGTATAGGATCCAAATATACCTGGACGAATGGACGGAGTGATGGTACATTCACAAAAGAACGATTAGATCGTGCTGTGGCTAATAAGGAGTGGAGAAGTATGTTTAAGGAGGTGGTTGTTCATGTGTTAGCTGGTTGTACATCTGATCATAAACCATTATTAATTGATTGTACAGAATTTGGGGAGGAAAAAGTAAGAAGTAAGCAGGGATTTAAATTTGAGGCCAAGTGGATGTTAGACGAAGAGTGTAGTACCATTATTCATGATGCTTGGGAAGGGATTGGGTTAGTAGAAAATCCGGTAATCAATGTATATTCTAAACTTGGGCGGTGCCAGGGAGATTTGTCAAGGTGGAGTAGGTGTAAGTTTGGAAATACTGATGAGgaactaaaaaagaaaacaaagaggTTGGAAGAGCTGCAACGTGATGAGGTTCTAGCGGATAGGGAAGAAATCACAAGACTCAAGGAGGAGATTGATTACATTATGGAGCAAGAAGACCACAAATGGAAACAAAGGGCCAAGCAACATTGGTTTAAGGAGGGAGATCGACATACGTCTTTTTTCCATGCGTGGGCAAGCCATAGAAGGAAGATAAATCAAATACAAAAGATCCAAGATGAAGAGGGGAGGGAGTGGAAAAAGCCGGAAGAGATTGCTAAAGCCTTTGTCAATTTTTACGAAGGACTCTTCACATCAGGTGGGACAAATGGAGTTGCGGAGGTCCTGGAGTCCATGGAGCCGAAGTGA